One window of the Gemmatimonadaceae bacterium genome contains the following:
- a CDS encoding HypC/HybG/HupF family hydrogenase formation chaperone: MPGRVLAVNGQIAQVDFFGVKRETRLDVIDEPVAPGDYILNHVGFAIRRIPDDEIGETLALYELLLREAESDMMAADVRGEIHASAPATARNPSAGSPGA; the protein is encoded by the coding sequence GTGCCAGGCCGCGTGCTCGCGGTGAACGGCCAGATCGCGCAGGTGGACTTCTTCGGCGTGAAGCGCGAGACGCGCCTCGACGTCATCGACGAGCCCGTCGCCCCCGGCGATTACATCCTCAACCACGTCGGGTTCGCCATTCGCCGCATTCCTGACGACGAGATCGGCGAGACGCTGGCGCTCTACGAGTTGCTGCTCCGCGAGGCCGAGAGCGACATGATGGCGGCCGACGTGCGCGGCGAGATCCACGCCAGCGCACCCGCCACGGCGCGCAACCCGTCCGCGGGTTCCCCCGGTGCCTGA
- a CDS encoding multiheme c-type cytochrome translates to MRASIGPVAGRLAVLLVGAVVASSCTSEKITYRSEPSFTTPPAAAGNYVGYADTLTKQTVCGTCHVDQQAKWVTTKHANAWADLQASGHAGASCVPCHTVGPNGNAASDTMVGYVATKDARYEDVQCESCHGAGLTHVTAPGLGNRPLASIAVDTGTAFGNGCGECHTGSHDPFVDEWVKTADAGHAHPEAHALGNASCTYCHVGQDALTKWGVNTNYVEAGQSATNPMTITCAVCHDPHGGPNTAQLRYPINVADTAGNLCMRCHQRNGKPAAPASSYAPMAPEGPVLLGFAGWFPPNYTGPDTIVGTHGSSANPNLCVTCHMGKMTVNDANGALVTSYMGHTFAAAPCLDAQGVPTTGACDISQRSFAACATSGCHGSPAAARSAMTAVEGRLALLDSALNSQLVQIPATELKKTTMNTAIGAKFNLMLAEKVGSAEHNPFLMETLLTSSIKQVQMDYGIAPKISVNLANILPQMAANNR, encoded by the coding sequence ATGAGAGCCTCAATTGGTCCGGTTGCGGGGCGGCTGGCTGTGCTGTTGGTGGGCGCAGTGGTCGCTTCGTCGTGTACCAGCGAAAAGATCACGTATCGGAGTGAACCAAGCTTCACCACGCCCCCGGCTGCGGCCGGAAACTACGTCGGCTACGCGGACACCCTCACCAAGCAGACGGTGTGCGGAACGTGTCACGTGGATCAGCAGGCCAAATGGGTGACCACCAAGCACGCAAACGCATGGGCGGACCTGCAGGCCAGCGGGCACGCCGGCGCGTCCTGCGTGCCGTGCCACACGGTCGGCCCGAATGGGAACGCCGCGAGCGACACAATGGTTGGCTATGTCGCCACCAAGGACGCGCGGTACGAGGACGTCCAGTGCGAGAGCTGTCACGGCGCCGGTCTCACGCACGTCACGGCCCCGGGACTCGGCAACCGTCCGCTGGCGTCGATCGCGGTTGACACCGGCACGGCATTCGGCAACGGATGCGGCGAGTGCCACACGGGCAGTCACGACCCGTTCGTGGATGAATGGGTGAAGACGGCCGACGCCGGCCATGCCCACCCCGAGGCGCATGCCTTGGGTAACGCCTCGTGCACGTATTGCCACGTTGGCCAGGACGCGCTCACCAAATGGGGCGTGAACACCAACTATGTGGAAGCGGGCCAGTCGGCCACGAACCCGATGACGATCACCTGCGCGGTCTGCCATGACCCGCACGGCGGTCCGAATACGGCGCAACTGCGCTACCCAATCAACGTGGCCGACACCGCCGGCAACCTCTGCATGCGGTGCCACCAGCGCAATGGCAAGCCGGCCGCGCCGGCCAGCTCGTATGCCCCGATGGCGCCGGAAGGTCCGGTGCTCCTCGGCTTCGCCGGCTGGTTCCCGCCCAACTATACCGGTCCCGACACCATCGTCGGTACGCATGGCTCGTCCGCCAATCCGAACCTCTGCGTGACCTGCCACATGGGCAAGATGACGGTGAACGACGCCAACGGCGCGTTGGTCACGAGCTACATGGGCCACACGTTTGCGGCCGCACCCTGTCTGGATGCCCAGGGTGTCCCGACCACCGGCGCGTGCGACATTTCCCAGCGGTCGTTCGCCGCTTGCGCGACCAGCGGCTGCCATGGCAGTCCGGCGGCTGCGCGCTCGGCGATGACGGCCGTGGAGGGCCGCCTGGCCCTGCTCGATTCGGCGCTCAACAGCCAGTTGGTGCAGATCCCGGCCACCGAGTTGAAGAAGACGACGATGAACACCGCGATCGGGGCGAAGTTCAACCTCATGCTGGCGGAGAAGGTCGGGAGCGCGGAGCACAACCCGTTCCTGATGGAAACGCTGCTCACGAGCAGTATCAAGCAGGTCCAGATGGACTACGGGATCGCGCCCAAGATCAGCGTGAACCTGGCGAATATCCTCCCGCAGATGGCGGCCAACAACCGCTGA